The following coding sequences are from one Devosia yakushimensis window:
- a CDS encoding ABC transporter substrate-binding protein produces MNFMQFTRKSSAARMGRAAAIALLLGSSVLTGITSAAFAQADEQAVSGGEMTIIAGSDIKSWDPAITSGTFPGGPMDQLDAVYGFLVYVDLEGKVQGGMAESLTSDDAVVWTLKLRPEVKFTDGTPYDAEAVAYNWKRTANPDTLAPAQPFVSSWIDGVKIVDPLTIEITLPTANRNFGSTLAQSAPFVGSPAALEAAGSDKAAIKPVGAGAFLFESWDQGISLSFKRNPDYWDQPRPYLDTLKFAIIPETNSRISTVVQGGATMMAGYPYQFGANAEAPGVATHEIPIPGLYRAYFNQKAGTFTDHRAREAFYHAIDPGRLMQAYTQVEGYVIPTNYFTQASPFYDPTYTLPTYDPAKAQELFNELAADGKPFKMKLVTYTNSDLKRLSSYVQQVLSAYENVEVELELVDQAMLKPQCQTQVNFDLCVDGGVLVANGAEPIISNLLKTGGVDNWGQYSSEAMDGFLAAANATMDETEVKAAYANVQKVVAEDLPLYIFGSETRFLLLRDNTGGIVPSNGGILQKQYLYVCEDACAAE; encoded by the coding sequence ATGAACTTCATGCAGTTTACCCGCAAGTCGAGCGCCGCCCGCATGGGCCGGGCCGCCGCCATTGCGCTTTTGCTCGGCAGCTCGGTACTGACCGGCATAACCAGCGCCGCTTTCGCCCAGGCTGACGAACAGGCCGTAAGCGGTGGCGAAATGACTATCATCGCCGGCTCGGACATCAAGAGCTGGGACCCGGCCATCACCTCGGGCACATTCCCGGGCGGTCCGATGGACCAGCTTGATGCCGTCTATGGTTTCCTCGTCTATGTCGATCTCGAGGGCAAGGTTCAGGGCGGCATGGCCGAAAGCCTCACCAGCGACGATGCTGTGGTCTGGACGCTGAAGCTGCGCCCCGAGGTAAAATTCACTGACGGCACGCCCTATGACGCCGAAGCGGTGGCGTACAACTGGAAGCGCACCGCCAATCCAGACACGCTCGCCCCAGCTCAACCCTTCGTCTCGTCCTGGATCGACGGCGTCAAGATCGTCGATCCGCTGACAATCGAAATCACGCTGCCGACCGCCAACCGCAATTTCGGTTCGACTCTTGCCCAGTCTGCCCCCTTTGTGGGTTCGCCTGCCGCTCTCGAGGCCGCCGGCAGCGACAAGGCCGCCATCAAACCAGTTGGCGCCGGTGCCTTCCTCTTTGAAAGCTGGGACCAGGGCATTTCGCTCTCGTTCAAGCGCAATCCGGACTATTGGGATCAGCCGCGTCCTTATCTGGACACGCTGAAATTCGCGATCATTCCTGAAACCAACAGCCGTATCTCGACGGTGGTGCAAGGTGGCGCGACCATGATGGCCGGCTATCCCTACCAGTTCGGCGCCAATGCCGAGGCACCGGGCGTTGCCACCCACGAGATCCCGATCCCCGGCCTCTACCGAGCCTACTTCAATCAGAAGGCCGGCACGTTCACCGATCATCGCGCCCGCGAAGCCTTTTACCACGCGATCGATCCGGGTCGTCTGATGCAGGCCTATACTCAGGTCGAAGGCTACGTCATTCCCACGAACTACTTCACCCAGGCTTCGCCGTTCTACGACCCAACCTACACTCTTCCAACCTACGACCCGGCCAAGGCTCAGGAGCTGTTCAACGAGCTGGCTGCCGACGGCAAGCCGTTCAAGATGAAGCTGGTGACCTATACCAACTCCGACTTGAAGCGTCTTTCCTCCTATGTCCAGCAGGTTCTCTCGGCCTACGAAAACGTCGAGGTCGAACTCGAACTCGTCGATCAGGCCATGCTTAAGCCGCAGTGCCAGACGCAGGTGAATTTCGACCTCTGCGTCGATGGTGGCGTGCTGGTGGCCAATGGTGCCGAGCCGATCATCTCGAACCTTCTCAAGACCGGTGGCGTCGACAATTGGGGCCAGTATTCGAGCGAAGCCATGGACGGGTTCCTGGCCGCGGCCAATGCGACCATGGACGAAACCGAAGTGAAGGCGGCCTATGCCAATGTGCAGAAGGTCGTGGCCGAAGATCTGCCGCTCTACATCTTCGGCTCGGAAACCCGCTTCCTGCTGCTGCGCGACAATACCGGCGGTATCGTGCCGTCCAACGGCGGCATTCTGCAGAAGCAGTATCTTTACGTCTGTGAGGATGCCTGCGCCGCGGAATAG
- a CDS encoding isocitrate lyase/PEP mutase family protein, giving the protein MFDKRPRKTFRQLFGEKQVFTPCVWDCYSAKAAEMAGFEAILLSGASLGFSMSGVPDMGLHNQEELVWATDRISDYSPLPLIIDADDCFGDVAQAYRTCRRLAKAGAAAILLEDTPNERGYARFGRAMEKATLEGKLDGNIDHPVVSQELWLAKIKAALDACADTDCVVIARTESKLEKGLDDAIERCVKAEELGAEMTYVHGLRTLEECQKVNKALPGWKMFGDIAVVNGKPFVELEDIGALGFNLVTMHYLEKGSMFGMMDYGRKVFESMSTRYSDEHDMGGYTREEQRNLLERDIGWMDAEEEWKRI; this is encoded by the coding sequence ATGTTTGACAAACGCCCCAGAAAGACCTTCCGCCAGCTCTTCGGTGAGAAGCAGGTCTTCACTCCCTGCGTATGGGACTGCTACTCCGCCAAGGCCGCCGAAATGGCCGGTTTCGAGGCTATTCTGCTCAGCGGTGCCTCGCTTGGCTTCAGCATGTCGGGCGTGCCGGATATGGGGCTGCACAACCAGGAAGAGCTGGTCTGGGCCACCGATCGCATCTCCGACTATTCGCCACTGCCGCTGATCATCGATGCCGACGATTGCTTCGGTGACGTGGCGCAGGCCTATCGCACCTGCCGGCGCCTCGCCAAGGCCGGCGCTGCCGCGATCCTTCTTGAAGACACTCCGAACGAGCGTGGCTATGCCCGCTTCGGCCGCGCCATGGAAAAGGCGACGCTGGAAGGCAAGCTCGACGGCAATATCGATCATCCTGTCGTGTCGCAGGAACTTTGGCTGGCCAAGATCAAGGCCGCACTCGATGCCTGCGCCGACACCGATTGCGTGGTGATCGCCCGCACCGAGTCCAAGCTCGAAAAGGGCCTCGACGACGCCATCGAGCGTTGCGTCAAGGCCGAGGAACTTGGTGCCGAGATGACCTATGTCCACGGCCTGCGCACCCTCGAAGAGTGCCAGAAGGTTAACAAGGCACTGCCGGGCTGGAAGATGTTCGGCGACATCGCCGTCGTCAACGGCAAGCCTTTCGTGGAACTCGAAGACATCGGCGCGCTGGGCTTCAACCTCGTCACGATGCACTACCTCGAGAAGGGCTCGATGTTCGGCATGATGGACTATGGGCGCAAGGTCTTCGAGAGCATGAGCACCCGCTACTCGGACGAGCACGACATGGGCGGCTATACAAGGGAAGAGCAGCGGAACCTGCTTGAACGCGACATCGGCTGGATGGACGCGGAAGAAGAGTGGAAGCGCATCTGA
- a CDS encoding ABC transporter permease — translation MPYLRAISTRLLTGILVFLLVTFSATALSSLAPGSAAQLILGDYATPEQIAALNAQYGYDLPIWQRYLSWLGDLLRGDLGVTLFSQQPILGVVLERAAVTFEIAFLAMAVSLIGIPVAMYTASHPNKLTDKIMRSVSTVLLAVPTFVIVVLFSYLFAMVLRWFPATGWAKLTENPVANLWYVALPVLCLSLHQTAYLYRVARNEFVATLQEDYIAVARARGLPLSYILFNHALRPAMPQILTVMGLSLTYMLAGSFVVESYFAVPGIGWTILSAVKSHDIPLVQAILSLTVVIFVIVFMLVDLGYALIDPRVKVS, via the coding sequence ATGCCCTATTTGCGGGCCATATCGACGCGATTGCTCACCGGCATTCTGGTTTTCCTGCTGGTGACCTTCAGCGCGACTGCCCTTTCGAGCCTGGCCCCCGGCTCGGCTGCCCAATTGATCCTCGGCGACTATGCAACGCCCGAGCAGATCGCTGCGCTCAATGCCCAATATGGCTACGATCTGCCGATCTGGCAGCGCTATTTGAGTTGGCTCGGCGACCTGTTGCGCGGCGACCTCGGCGTGACCCTGTTCAGCCAACAGCCGATCCTCGGCGTGGTGCTTGAGCGCGCGGCCGTCACCTTTGAAATTGCCTTCCTTGCCATGGCCGTATCGCTGATCGGCATTCCGGTTGCCATGTACACCGCCAGCCACCCCAACAAGCTGACCGACAAGATCATGCGCTCGGTGTCGACCGTGCTCCTCGCCGTGCCGACCTTCGTGATCGTCGTCCTGTTTTCTTATCTCTTCGCCATGGTGTTGCGCTGGTTTCCTGCGACGGGCTGGGCAAAGCTTACCGAGAACCCGGTGGCCAATCTCTGGTATGTGGCATTGCCGGTATTGTGCCTCAGCCTGCACCAGACCGCCTATCTCTATCGGGTGGCGCGCAACGAGTTCGTGGCGACGCTGCAGGAAGACTATATCGCGGTGGCGCGCGCCAGGGGGCTGCCGCTCTCCTATATCCTCTTCAATCATGCCCTGCGCCCGGCCATGCCGCAGATCCTGACGGTCATGGGCCTGTCACTGACCTACATGCTTGCCGGCTCCTTCGTGGTCGAAAGCTACTTTGCCGTGCCCGGCATCGGCTGGACCATCCTCAGCGCCGTCAAGAGCCACGACATTCCGCTCGTCCAGGCCATCCTGTCGCTTACCGTAGTGATCTTCGTCATCGTCTTCATGCTGGTCGACCTGGGTTATGCACTCATCGATCCGCGGGTGAAAGTCTCATGA
- a CDS encoding ABC transporter permease — MTDIGNMPAFKPGPNAKLGDIVRHAMPWSSKLKLPGATPFEMLAAIFLVLLVLVALLVDFVPGLVSPKLPYGDFSQLPEWSLNGLLGTDDIGRSIFSRVLHGARTSMMIVAISTTIALVSGLLLGMLAGYYRGIFERGVDLFANALAAMPSTLVVLAFVAVTGPSVVTIIVVLGIFDIGTYARVAKAGVISQSNRDYVLAARAMGATDGRILLKEILPNLIPALTAVMPTLMAGLIITEGSLSFLGYGIPAPAPSWGGMIASSTDLLSRFPVLIVGPVLAIVLTVYAFNTIGDYLAQRLNNRERES; from the coding sequence ATGACCGATATCGGTAACATGCCCGCCTTCAAGCCCGGTCCGAATGCCAAGCTCGGTGACATCGTCCGCCACGCCATGCCGTGGTCGAGCAAGCTGAAGCTGCCCGGCGCCACGCCATTCGAAATGCTGGCCGCGATCTTCCTCGTGCTGCTCGTTCTCGTTGCATTGCTCGTCGACTTCGTTCCCGGCCTTGTCAGCCCAAAGCTGCCCTATGGCGACTTCTCGCAATTGCCGGAATGGTCGCTCAATGGTCTTCTTGGCACCGACGATATCGGCCGCAGCATCTTCTCGCGCGTGCTGCATGGTGCGCGAACATCGATGATGATCGTGGCCATCTCGACCACTATCGCGCTCGTTTCCGGGCTGCTGCTCGGCATGCTGGCAGGGTATTATCGCGGCATTTTCGAGCGTGGCGTCGATCTCTTCGCCAATGCTCTGGCCGCCATGCCCTCAACGCTGGTTGTGCTCGCCTTTGTCGCCGTTACCGGCCCCTCGGTCGTGACCATCATCGTCGTGCTGGGCATTTTCGATATCGGTACCTATGCCCGCGTCGCCAAGGCCGGCGTCATCTCGCAGTCCAATCGCGATTATGTGCTGGCGGCTCGCGCGATGGGCGCCACTGACGGGCGTATCCTGCTCAAGGAAATCCTGCCCAATCTCATCCCGGCGCTCACCGCCGTCATGCCCACCCTCATGGCCGGCCTCATCATCACCGAAGGCTCGTTGAGCTTCCTCGGCTATGGCATTCCGGCGCCGGCGCCGAGCTGGGGCGGCATGATCGCCAGCTCGACCGACCTGCTGAGCCGCTTCCCGGTGCTGATTGTCGGGCCCGTCCTCGCCATTGTCCTGACGGTCTATGCCTTCAACACTATCGGCGACTATCTCGCCCAACGGCTCAACAATCGTGAGCGGGAGAGCTGA
- a CDS encoding ABC transporter ATP-binding protein, with protein sequence MDATLASQPVLSCTAMTCEMDSVSGPLQILQDINFSLDTRRALGIVGESGAGKSMLIKAIMGIAPRGLRTIGKIELDGQDLSSLKPKQRAKLIGRKVGIVFQNPMSSLNPFVQIGRQIEEAGCIHLGLSKTEARARSIELLSFVGIPDPEDCYDYYPHQFSGGMKQRIMIAAALICQPDVLIADEATTALDVTVQKEVLDLLQTIQTERQMSMILVSHNLGVVAGRTDEILVLYGGNVVEYGPTSEVFRNPRHRYTEALLSAMPAMDQPAHTRLRTIPGQPPNLANRPTGCPFAPRCASAQAKCHEVMPAMAPGVHPGHRFACHFPLAEIARPASSDSAHVE encoded by the coding sequence ATGGACGCTACGCTTGCCTCCCAGCCGGTCCTCTCGTGCACGGCCATGACCTGCGAGATGGACTCTGTTTCGGGTCCGTTGCAGATCCTGCAGGACATCAATTTCAGCCTCGATACTCGTCGTGCCCTTGGCATTGTCGGTGAATCGGGGGCCGGCAAATCCATGCTGATCAAGGCGATCATGGGCATTGCGCCCCGTGGTTTGCGCACGATCGGCAAGATCGAGCTGGATGGGCAGGACCTGTCCTCGCTCAAACCGAAACAGCGCGCCAAGCTGATCGGTCGCAAGGTCGGCATCGTCTTCCAGAACCCGATGAGCTCGCTCAATCCCTTCGTGCAGATCGGACGGCAGATCGAGGAAGCCGGTTGCATCCATCTCGGCTTGAGCAAGACCGAAGCTCGGGCTCGCTCCATCGAGCTCTTGTCCTTCGTCGGCATTCCCGACCCCGAGGATTGCTACGACTATTATCCGCACCAGTTCTCGGGCGGCATGAAGCAGCGCATCATGATCGCCGCAGCCCTGATCTGTCAGCCGGACGTGCTCATCGCGGACGAAGCGACCACGGCGCTCGATGTGACCGTGCAGAAGGAAGTGCTCGACCTGCTGCAGACCATCCAGACCGAGCGGCAGATGTCGATGATCCTGGTGTCGCACAATCTCGGTGTTGTCGCGGGCCGGACCGACGAGATCCTGGTGCTCTATGGCGGCAATGTCGTCGAATATGGCCCGACCTCGGAAGTTTTCCGCAATCCGCGCCATCGCTATACCGAGGCACTTCTCTCGGCCATGCCGGCCATGGATCAGCCCGCTCATACCCGGCTGCGCACCATTCCGGGCCAGCCGCCCAACCTGGCCAATCGCCCTACCGGCTGCCCCTTCGCGCCGCGCTGCGCCTCGGCCCAGGCCAAGTGCCATGAAGTCATGCCCGCCATGGCCCCGGGCGTGCATCCAGGCCATCGCTTCGCCTGCCACTTCCCGCTCGCGGAAATCGCCCGCCCGGCATCTTCGGATTCTGCCCATGTCGAGTGA
- a CDS encoding ABC transporter ATP-binding protein: MSSDIEPNDDMILEVRNLSVSFSRGGKQMKAVDDVSFTVAAGETLGLVGESGSGKTTIGRAILRLLPDANTKAEGDVRYKKTYLNTLSNADMRHMRDRLQMIFQDPLSSFNPRRNVEDIVAEGLVIQGRPASERKSRVEAALSAVGFDPASVAGRRPHQFSGGQCQRIAIARSLAVEPELIVCDEPVASLDVSVQAQVINLLQDIRESRNLALIFISHDLAVVKNVSDRVAVLYMGRIVEIGTGPQIYERPAHPYTRTLLEAVPVVDATHKIEPDGKRTVMPSRNRPEGGCAFRSRCPRASEVCAQNVPTLQPAPRGQMVACHHPHDEPAPGMAA; the protein is encoded by the coding sequence ATGTCGAGTGATATCGAACCGAACGACGACATGATCCTTGAGGTCCGCAATCTCTCGGTGAGCTTTTCTCGCGGCGGCAAGCAGATGAAGGCCGTCGACGATGTGTCCTTCACCGTGGCGGCCGGCGAAACCCTTGGCCTTGTGGGGGAAAGCGGCAGCGGCAAGACCACGATCGGCCGCGCCATCCTGCGCCTTCTGCCCGACGCCAATACCAAGGCCGAAGGCGATGTCCGCTACAAGAAGACCTATCTCAATACGCTTTCCAACGCCGATATGCGCCACATGCGCGATCGGTTGCAGATGATTTTTCAGGACCCTTTGTCCTCGTTCAATCCGCGCCGCAACGTGGAAGACATCGTGGCTGAAGGCCTTGTCATTCAGGGCAGGCCGGCGAGCGAGCGCAAATCGCGCGTTGAGGCGGCCCTCTCCGCCGTCGGCTTCGATCCCGCGAGTGTCGCCGGCCGCAGGCCGCACCAGTTTTCAGGCGGGCAGTGCCAGCGCATCGCCATCGCCCGTTCGCTTGCCGTCGAGCCCGAACTCATCGTCTGCGACGAGCCGGTCGCGTCGCTCGACGTATCGGTGCAGGCGCAGGTCATCAACCTGCTGCAGGACATCCGGGAAAGCCGCAATCTGGCGCTGATCTTCATCTCGCACGACCTTGCCGTGGTGAAGAACGTGAGCGATCGCGTCGCTGTTCTCTATATGGGGCGGATCGTGGAGATCGGCACCGGGCCGCAGATCTATGAGCGCCCCGCTCATCCCTATACCCGAACCCTGCTCGAAGCCGTCCCGGTGGTCGATGCCACCCACAAGATCGAGCCCGATGGCAAGCGCACGGTCATGCCATCGCGCAATCGTCCAGAGGGTGGTTGTGCCTTCCGCAGCCGGTGCCCGCGGGCGAGCGAGGTTTGTGCCCAAAACGTTCCGACACTCCAGCCGGCACCGCGTGGCCAGATGGTGGCGTGCCATCATCCGCACGATGAGCCCGCGCCGGGCATGGCAGCGTGA
- a CDS encoding TIGR02444 family protein gives MTGLAFLRRVWPDMCAAYRDAALGRACLDMQEKYAADVPLLLLLCIADRAGHGVGRAGLEALIVESEDWRGIVIQPLRHARQAMKGRFTAPSEAGLRDDVKRLELEAERLHVQRLAEAFPPPAANGESTALLYLAMRGVAATAATEFLKTFNLAYDAQVLPVAVLD, from the coding sequence ATGACGGGCCTCGCATTTCTTCGTCGCGTCTGGCCGGACATGTGTGCCGCCTATCGGGATGCTGCGCTCGGGCGTGCATGCCTCGATATGCAGGAAAAATATGCTGCCGATGTGCCGCTGCTGCTGTTGCTCTGCATTGCCGACAGGGCTGGACACGGCGTCGGGCGGGCCGGTCTTGAAGCGCTGATCGTCGAGAGCGAGGACTGGCGGGGCATCGTCATCCAGCCACTGCGTCACGCGCGGCAAGCAATGAAGGGGCGTTTCACGGCTCCTTCAGAAGCCGGACTGCGCGACGACGTCAAGCGGCTCGAACTCGAGGCCGAACGGCTCCATGTGCAGCGCCTCGCCGAAGCTTTCCCGCCACCCGCCGCGAATGGCGAAAGCACCGCGCTTTTGTATCTGGCCATGCGCGGCGTTGCCGCCACGGCCGCCACTGAATTCCTGAAGACTTTCAATCTCGCCTATGACGCGCAGGTCTTGCCTGTCGCGGTGCTGGATTGA